In Calothrix sp. PCC 7507, one DNA window encodes the following:
- a CDS encoding Uma2 family endonuclease: MTALILNLYPTIELTDEQFFQLCQNNRDLRLERTQEGELIIMPPTGWESGNRNSRLTQRLGNWTDADGTGLAFDSSTGFKLPNGANRSPDACWVKRERIVALSPDPSRFLPLAPDFVAELRSANDSLKTLQQKMQEYIDNGVRLGWLIDPQNQSVEIYRPGREVEVLQSPASLSGEDVLPGFVLDLAQILN; encoded by the coding sequence ATGACTGCCCTAATTCTTAACCTTTACCCCACCATCGAGCTAACAGATGAGCAGTTCTTCCAATTGTGTCAAAACAATCGAGATTTACGTCTTGAGCGTACGCAGGAGGGAGAATTAATTATTATGCCACCAACTGGATGGGAAAGCGGAAATCGGAATAGTAGACTGACACAGCGCTTAGGTAATTGGACAGATGCTGATGGTACAGGCTTGGCTTTTGACTCTTCCACGGGTTTCAAACTTCCCAATGGTGCTAATCGTTCTCCTGATGCGTGTTGGGTGAAGCGAGAAAGAATAGTAGCCCTCAGTCCAGATCCTAGCAGATTTTTACCGCTTGCTCCCGATTTTGTGGCTGAATTGCGCTCTGCTAATGATAGCCTCAAGACATTGCAACAAAAAATGCAGGAGTATATTGACAACGGTGTGCGTTTAGGTTGGTTGATTGATCCGCAAAATCAAAGTGTAGAAATTTATCGCCCAGGAAGGGAAGTTGAGGTTTTACAATCCCCTGCTAGCTTATCAGGTGAGGATGTATTACCTGGATTTGTGTTGGATTTAGCACAGATTTTGAATTGA
- a CDS encoding RuBisCO accumulation factor 1, with amino-acid sequence MTDLPPNAQNPDNAVSDVAQELLRKLRQKQGNWVEWGVAIAQLLKSGYNPQEIFEATGFEPLQQNQVVVGSQVYNSLEKSGASASARSHYALRGSDILYELRLLTQEERAAAADLTFHHKLDADEAREVAKAIKDFSRFRDLPAGFSAHPGDAVAYQAWKLARQNTDLQERSRLIAKGLRFAHTQPARQQIEQLLTDFTTIPKRPAPLLPFYRLDSEEELPRIIPVVGEIPLTPQDLKAVPIVIEIEPFRLVKFTGEQAWIPLPGWQTLLSAEDPVAILSSSDRLPNITQTRIGQVVIVVDRAQREWDASSYFVVEQSGELDFQWFETEPEIPLLGKIVVIVRPKRILDEEVTKDSWQIDE; translated from the coding sequence ATGACTGACCTACCACCCAACGCTCAAAATCCTGATAACGCTGTTTCTGATGTTGCACAAGAGTTACTACGCAAGTTGAGGCAAAAACAGGGTAACTGGGTGGAATGGGGAGTAGCGATCGCCCAATTGCTGAAATCTGGTTACAATCCTCAAGAGATTTTTGAAGCTACTGGATTTGAGCCGTTACAACAAAATCAGGTGGTTGTTGGCTCTCAAGTTTACAATTCTTTGGAAAAATCTGGAGCATCAGCATCTGCGCGATCGCATTACGCCCTACGCGGCAGTGATATTTTATATGAACTGCGCCTGCTCACTCAAGAAGAACGCGCTGCGGCTGCTGACTTGACATTCCACCACAAACTTGATGCAGACGAGGCGCGGGAGGTAGCCAAGGCTATTAAAGATTTCTCTCGATTCCGCGACTTACCAGCAGGTTTTTCTGCTCATCCAGGAGATGCTGTCGCTTATCAAGCTTGGAAACTAGCTCGCCAAAACACAGATTTACAAGAGCGATCGCGCTTGATTGCTAAAGGTTTACGCTTTGCCCACACGCAACCTGCTAGGCAACAAATAGAACAATTACTCACAGATTTCACCACTATTCCCAAACGCCCGGCTCCACTTCTACCCTTTTATCGTCTGGATTCTGAAGAAGAGTTACCCCGGATTATCCCTGTAGTTGGAGAGATACCATTAACACCCCAAGACCTAAAAGCAGTACCTATAGTTATCGAAATTGAACCATTTCGCTTGGTGAAATTTACTGGTGAGCAAGCCTGGATACCCTTACCAGGTTGGCAAACGCTATTGAGCGCAGAAGACCCAGTGGCAATTTTATCGTCTAGCGATCGCCTCCCCAACATCACACAAACCCGAATAGGACAAGTAGTGATAGTTGTAGATCGCGCCCAAAGAGAATGGGATGCTTCTAGCTATTTTGTCGTTGAGCAATCCGGTGAATTAGATTTTCAGTGGTTTGAAACTGAGCCGGAAATTCCTCTCCTAGGAAAAATCGTTGTCATTGTCCGTCCTAAGAGAATCCTCGATGAAGAGGTAACAAAGGATTCCTGGCAAATTGACGAATAG
- a CDS encoding S-layer family protein produces the protein MKAIYVYVGLLHGILIGGMLLPAIAQVTSDGTTNTIVNQSGNNFNILNGTARGNNLFHSFSNLSVPSGGSATFDLTNTPNITTIFSRVTGGNVSNIDGLISTLNSSSPVSLFLMNPVGIVFGANARLDIGGSFVGTTASSIKFSDGTEFSAVNPSGSPLLTMSVPIGLQMGQTPGMITVQNTGHRLIEGNAPLVMGTTPSGLQVAPGQTLALVGGDIALDGGILSAPSGHLELGSATGTVNLSTAVPGWNFDYGTQSQSGDIRFSRQALANASGATGGSIHLQGRNISVNDGSVVLLTNQGNQGSGDITVNASESLSMRGVGIYGFTQNLLLTDTITGVGGNLAIAAPRILIENGGKINTHTFGSGMAGNLSVAADSIQISGFSALKPTTTRSSIASETAGTGRAGDVQVTTRQLKMEQGGSLSSPSFGTGATGNVIVNASESIELTGETPITFSASFLGTISFNRGNAGNVTVNTLRLSVQNAAGVGATTLGQGNAGTLQINVSEQINVSGVSTASGKPSQIGASATVLPLAFQQAYGLPPLPTGNSGDLIVNTPRLQITDGGQVRVNHQGVGNAGTLYINADTIALSRSGEISATTNSGRGGGINLQSHAIVLRHGSKIIATARGTGDGGNITIDSPIILGLENSDIVANAFQGRGGNINITTQSILGLKYRDRLTTENDITASSEFGVNGIVDIHNFGVDPNSGLVELPTNVTDSSQQIATGCSNTNASSFVATGRGGIPQNPTQQIGSDVYDGLRLRTWSDIRDISAFQKTTTVTTKIPQSSEALIQATSWHRNAQGKIELIADKSPTQAQQPLTCAGVPKS, from the coding sequence ATGAAAGCAATTTATGTTTACGTGGGTTTGCTTCATGGAATCTTGATAGGTGGAATGCTCCTACCCGCGATCGCTCAAGTAACGTCTGATGGTACTACCAACACCATTGTTAACCAAAGCGGTAATAATTTTAATATTCTTAACGGTACTGCCAGAGGTAATAATTTATTTCATAGCTTCAGTAATTTATCTGTGCCTAGTGGCGGTTCAGCCACCTTTGATTTAACTAACACACCAAATATTACAACCATATTTAGCCGGGTTACAGGTGGAAATGTTTCCAATATTGATGGGTTAATTAGCACGCTTAATAGTAGTAGCCCGGTGAGTTTGTTTTTAATGAATCCTGTGGGAATTGTGTTTGGGGCAAATGCTCGGTTGGATATTGGTGGTTCCTTTGTGGGGACGACAGCGAGTAGTATTAAATTCAGTGATGGGACGGAATTTAGTGCAGTAAATCCGTCAGGTTCGCCGTTGTTGACGATGAGTGTGCCCATCGGCCTGCAAATGGGACAAACGCCTGGAATGATTACTGTCCAGAATACAGGACACCGCTTGATTGAGGGGAATGCCCCGCTGGTGATGGGAACAACCCCCAGCGGCTTGCAGGTTGCTCCAGGCCAAACCCTAGCACTCGTAGGAGGAGACATTGCTTTAGATGGTGGCATTTTGAGTGCCCCTTCAGGTCACCTAGAACTCGGTAGCGCCACCGGAACGGTTAATCTCAGCACAGCAGTTCCTGGCTGGAATTTTGACTACGGCACTCAATCTCAGTCCGGCGATATCCGGTTTTCGCGTCAAGCCCTTGCCAACGCCAGTGGTGCTACTGGGGGTTCGATTCACCTCCAAGGCAGAAATATTAGTGTGAATGATGGTTCTGTGGTGTTGTTAACCAACCAGGGAAATCAAGGTTCCGGGGATATTACAGTCAATGCCAGCGAGTCCTTATCCATGCGAGGGGTTGGCATTTATGGATTTACCCAAAACCTATTGCTTACGGATACTATCACAGGTGTTGGTGGCAATCTGGCGATCGCTGCACCACGAATACTGATCGAAAATGGAGGAAAAATTAATACCCACACCTTTGGATCTGGAATGGCGGGAAATCTCTCAGTAGCAGCAGATTCAATTCAAATCTCTGGGTTTTCAGCCCTGAAACCTACGACAACCCGCAGCTCGATCGCTTCAGAAACAGCAGGTACGGGAAGGGCAGGTGATGTTCAAGTTACGACGCGCCAATTGAAAATGGAACAAGGTGGTTCGCTCTCAAGCCCCAGTTTCGGCACTGGAGCAACGGGAAATGTGATTGTCAATGCCTCTGAGTCCATTGAATTGACTGGAGAAACTCCCATCACCTTCAGTGCAAGCTTCCTGGGAACTATCAGCTTCAACCGAGGGAATGCAGGGAATGTCACAGTGAATACGCTTAGACTGAGTGTGCAAAATGCCGCAGGTGTCGGAGCTACTACCCTCGGACAGGGCAATGCCGGAACCCTGCAAATCAATGTTTCAGAGCAAATTAACGTCAGTGGCGTGAGTACCGCTTCCGGTAAACCGAGCCAGATTGGTGCCAGTGCGACGGTGCTACCTTTAGCCTTTCAGCAAGCATACGGACTACCGCCTCTGCCCACGGGCAATTCCGGTGACCTGATCGTTAATACTCCCCGTTTGCAGATTACTGATGGAGGACAGGTACGAGTTAATCATCAAGGGGTTGGTAATGCCGGAACCCTTTACATCAACGCAGATACCATTGCCCTCTCACGCTCTGGAGAAATTTCCGCGACAACGAACTCTGGAAGAGGGGGCGGAATTAATCTGCAATCCCATGCTATCGTTTTACGCCACGGTAGCAAGATTATCGCTACCGCTAGAGGTACAGGCGATGGTGGCAACATCACCATCGATTCCCCCATCATTCTGGGCTTAGAAAACAGCGATATTGTTGCCAACGCATTCCAAGGTCGTGGCGGTAACATTAACATAACCACCCAAAGCATCTTGGGACTCAAATACCGCGATCGCCTCACAACAGAAAACGACATCACTGCGAGTTCGGAATTTGGTGTTAATGGTATTGTAGATATTCATAATTTTGGCGTTGACCCCAATTCTGGTTTAGTAGAACTACCAACGAATGTTACAGACTCATCACAACAAATAGCTACAGGTTGTTCTAATACGAATGCTAGTAGCTTTGTGGCAACGGGACGGGGTGGAATACCGCAAAATCCAACGCAGCAAATTGGGAGCGATGTCTACGACGGGCTACGCCTACGCACTTGGTCTGATATCCGCGATATCTCTGCATTCCAGAAAACTACCACAGTTACAACAAAAATCCCTCAATCTTCAGAAGCTCTTATCCAAGCTACTTCTTGGCATCGTAATGCCCAAGGCAAAATCGAATTAATTGCAGATAAATCTCCTACTCAGGCGCAACAACCATTAACCTGTGCTGGGGTTCCTAAAAGTTAA
- the ubiE gene encoding bifunctional demethylmenaquinone methyltransferase/2-methoxy-6-polyprenyl-1,4-benzoquinol methylase UbiE encodes MTQEIRAIFDRIAPVYDQLNDWLSLGQHRIWKEMTIKWSAAQPGDNCLDLCCGSGDIALSLARRVGASGHVYGVDFSCNLLETAKERSQKQYPQPNITWVEADVLNLPFDDNQFDAATMGYGLRNVKDIPRSLKELYRVLKPGAKAAILDFHRPNSPQLRTFQQWYLDNIVVPMATHLGVKEEYAYISPSLERFPIGKEQVELADQVGFALATHYPIANGMMGVLVVSKQ; translated from the coding sequence ATGACCCAAGAAATTCGCGCCATTTTCGATCGCATTGCTCCTGTCTATGACCAGTTAAATGATTGGTTAAGCCTAGGACAACACCGAATATGGAAGGAAATGACAATCAAATGGAGTGCTGCTCAACCAGGCGATAATTGCCTAGATTTGTGTTGTGGAAGTGGCGATATCGCTTTGAGTTTAGCAAGGCGTGTGGGAGCAAGCGGACATGTGTATGGAGTAGATTTTTCCTGCAACCTGCTAGAAACTGCTAAAGAACGCTCCCAAAAACAATACCCCCAGCCTAACATCACTTGGGTAGAAGCCGACGTACTCAATCTACCCTTTGATGACAACCAATTTGACGCCGCCACGATGGGCTACGGCTTAAGAAATGTTAAAGATATTCCCCGCAGTCTCAAAGAGCTATATCGTGTTCTGAAACCCGGTGCTAAAGCTGCCATTTTAGATTTTCATCGCCCCAATAGTCCGCAACTACGCACGTTTCAGCAGTGGTATTTGGATAATATTGTTGTCCCAATGGCGACGCACTTGGGTGTCAAGGAAGAATACGCCTACATCAGTCCCAGCTTAGAACGCTTTCCCATTGGCAAAGAGCAAGTAGAGTTAGCCGATCAAGTTGGTTTTGCTCTCGCCACACACTATCCCATTGCGAACGGTATGATGGGAGTGCTGGTAGTCAGTAAACAGTGA
- a CDS encoding response regulator, whose product MDHPSTEINTDRRRLMTLVRPKKLKILVVDDEPDNLDLLYRTFRRDFHVLKADSGFNALQMLASEGEVAVIISDQRMPEMKGTEFLSKTVPQFPDTVRIILTGFTDIEDLVEAINAGQVYKYITKPWDPGELKAVVQRAAETYDLLKQRTEELRCANAQMALLTVLVEVTQAATSLEEVLTPIATAFSDSFGSDGCILQLIEGNTLVATQGSYGHEETIKNWLSQDPLASEAIATGQMQVSFNVPKDQKLANVAHYEETGVQAHLVIPIAYRNQVMGVLSLQWKQPYTLREDELKLINLSAQLVAIALTSSRHEPTKI is encoded by the coding sequence ATGGATCATCCCAGTACAGAAATTAATACAGATCGTCGTCGATTAATGACTCTAGTCCGACCAAAAAAACTCAAAATCCTGGTGGTGGATGATGAGCCAGATAATCTGGATTTGCTGTATCGCACCTTTCGCCGGGATTTTCATGTCCTCAAAGCTGATAGCGGATTTAACGCTTTGCAAATGCTGGCCTCGGAAGGGGAAGTAGCGGTGATTATTTCTGATCAGCGAATGCCAGAAATGAAAGGTACTGAATTTCTCAGCAAGACTGTACCTCAGTTTCCTGATACAGTCAGGATTATCCTCACTGGGTTTACTGATATTGAAGACTTGGTAGAAGCAATTAACGCTGGACAAGTTTACAAATATATTACCAAGCCTTGGGACCCTGGAGAACTGAAGGCTGTAGTCCAAAGAGCTGCTGAAACCTACGACTTGCTGAAGCAACGTACAGAAGAATTACGCTGTGCGAATGCTCAAATGGCGCTACTGACAGTTTTGGTAGAGGTGACACAAGCCGCTACGAGTTTAGAGGAAGTTTTAACACCAATTGCTACAGCTTTCAGCGACAGTTTTGGGTCAGATGGTTGTATTTTGCAGCTAATTGAGGGAAACACGCTGGTGGCGACTCAAGGGTCTTATGGTCATGAGGAGACTATAAAAAACTGGCTATCTCAAGATCCTTTAGCCAGTGAGGCGATCGCCACTGGGCAAATGCAGGTATCATTCAATGTACCCAAGGATCAAAAACTAGCTAATGTTGCTCACTACGAAGAGACTGGTGTGCAAGCACATTTAGTGATTCCAATTGCCTACCGCAATCAAGTTATGGGAGTTTTATCGCTACAGTGGAAACAACCCTACACTTTGCGCGAAGATGAACTAAAGCTGATTAATTTATCAGCTCAATTAGTAGCGATCGCTCTCACTAGCAGTCGCCACGAACCAACAAAAATTTAG
- a CDS encoding S-layer family protein, whose amino-acid sequence MRVVPFVFLLTSGLLSPGMMLMAILPWSGYANAQVTSDGTTNTIVNQSGNNFNILNGIEKGNNLFHSFSNFSVPTGGSATFDLTNTPNITNIFSRVTGGNVSHIDGLIQANGSANLFLLNPKGIIFGQNASLNIGGSFIATTAESIKFADGAEFRAISSQAPPLLSINVPIGLQLGSNPGAIALQGTGHTLTLINSRTPINRTPSPTQLRVQPGKTLALVGGTLNLHGATLTAEQGRIELGSLGEAGLVSLVPTTQGYTLGYSNGQSFGDIQFEKKSLLDVSGVNAGSVQVQGKHIQFTDSSLVLAQNLGNLPGGNIHLQASAGIDVTGTLSGIRSETLGIGTSGNISVITPRFSVQQGAALNNITFGTATSGNLQVDASVLEISGFSPISSTGSVINTSTFGSGSAGNVFVNGDSLLVSNGAGLSSLSRGSGDSGQVVIRNMETTVRGSNLAPMGTRIASTAFSTGNAKTITLDTARLYLRDGGAITTSSFSAGHGGDIRINATESIQIIGSKNVITNSGIPNSAITSSVLSLNPTLQKQFNVFYDTPTGNAGTVSITTPNLTLQDGGAVSVTNDGSGNGGSINLTADSIQLKNQALIQARTTSGDGGNISLRVGKLLQLRDNSQITATADGNGNGGNVNINSPIIVGLENSDIIANAVQGRGGNIQITTQGIIGLQYRPQLTAENDITASSLFGVNGTVLINNIGIDPNSGLIELPTNLTDSSQQIATGCSANQSSSFVATGRGGVPQNPTQEVGSDVYDGLRLRTWSDARDISAYRNTQKVQAEIPKSQEILVQATGWRRNAQGKIEIFADKSPAQMQQALTCAAVTKS is encoded by the coding sequence ATGAGAGTCGTACCCTTTGTATTTCTTTTAACAAGCGGGTTATTATCTCCAGGGATGATGCTAATGGCGATACTCCCTTGGAGTGGCTACGCCAACGCCCAGGTGACATCCGATGGTACAACTAACACCATTGTCAACCAAAGCGGTAATAATTTTAATATTCTTAACGGGATTGAAAAAGGTAATAATTTATTTCATAGTTTCAGTAATTTCTCTGTGCCTACCGGTGGTTCAGCGACTTTTGATTTAACCAACACGCCAAATATTACAAATATTTTTAGCCGTGTGACTGGTGGAAATGTTTCCCATATTGATGGTTTAATTCAAGCCAACGGTAGTGCTAATCTATTTTTGCTTAATCCCAAGGGCATCATCTTTGGACAAAATGCCAGCTTAAATATTGGGGGTTCATTTATTGCTACAACCGCCGAAAGTATCAAATTTGCTGATGGCGCTGAGTTTAGGGCGATTAGTTCCCAAGCTCCCCCATTGTTGAGTATTAATGTTCCCATTGGTTTACAACTAGGTAGCAATCCTGGGGCGATCGCACTTCAAGGTACAGGACATACTCTAACACTTATCAATAGTCGGACTCCTATCAATCGCACTCCTAGTCCCACACAACTGCGGGTACAGCCTGGAAAAACCTTGGCGTTGGTGGGTGGTACTCTAAATTTGCATGGGGCAACTTTAACTGCAGAACAAGGACGGATTGAATTGGGTAGTTTGGGTGAGGCAGGGTTAGTTAGCCTCGTGCCAACCACTCAGGGTTATACACTGGGGTATAGCAACGGGCAAAGCTTTGGTGACATTCAATTTGAAAAGAAATCTCTACTAGATGTCAGTGGGGTAAATGCAGGTTCCGTGCAGGTGCAGGGTAAACACATTCAATTTACTGATAGCTCCCTAGTATTAGCACAAAATCTCGGTAATCTTCCTGGTGGCAACATACATCTGCAAGCATCAGCAGGAATCGATGTGACTGGTACACTCAGCGGCATTCGCAGTGAGACCTTAGGCATTGGAACAAGTGGGAACATCAGCGTCATTACTCCCCGATTCAGCGTTCAGCAGGGAGCAGCATTAAACAACATTACTTTTGGAACAGCTACCAGTGGCAATCTTCAGGTTGATGCCTCAGTGCTGGAGATATCTGGCTTTTCGCCCATCAGTTCAACTGGTAGCGTGATTAACACTAGTACCTTCGGTTCTGGAAGTGCAGGTAATGTATTTGTGAATGGCGATAGTTTACTAGTATCCAATGGTGCGGGGCTGTCTTCACTATCCCGTGGTAGCGGTGACAGTGGTCAAGTTGTCATTCGCAACATGGAAACTACCGTCAGGGGAAGCAACTTAGCACCTATGGGTACTAGGATTGCCTCAACTGCTTTCAGTACAGGAAACGCTAAAACCATAACATTGGATACAGCCAGGTTGTATCTGCGAGATGGGGGAGCAATTACCACAAGTTCGTTTTCTGCCGGTCATGGCGGAGATATCAGGATAAATGCCACAGAATCCATCCAAATTATTGGCAGTAAAAACGTAATAACTAATAGCGGCATCCCCAATAGCGCCATCACCTCGTCCGTCCTGAGCCTAAACCCAACATTACAGAAGCAATTTAATGTATTTTATGATACGCCTACAGGCAATGCAGGTACTGTGAGCATCACGACACCAAACCTGACGCTTCAGGATGGTGGGGCTGTGAGCGTTACCAACGATGGTAGTGGCAATGGTGGTAGTATCAACCTCACCGCAGATAGTATTCAATTAAAGAATCAAGCTTTAATCCAGGCAAGGACTACATCTGGTGATGGAGGTAACATCAGCTTACGAGTTGGCAAGTTATTGCAGCTGCGCGACAATAGCCAAATCACTGCTACCGCAGACGGTAATGGTAATGGCGGTAATGTTAACATCAATTCACCCATCATTGTGGGATTAGAAAACAGCGACATTATTGCCAACGCAGTCCAAGGACGTGGTGGTAATATTCAAATCACCACACAAGGAATTATCGGCTTACAATATCGTCCACAACTGACTGCTGAAAACGATATTACTGCTAGTTCGCTATTTGGTGTTAATGGTACGGTGCTAATCAATAATATCGGTATTGACCCTAATTCTGGCTTGATAGAATTGCCTACCAATCTGACAGACTCATCCCAACAAATTGCCACAGGCTGTTCTGCGAATCAAAGTAGTAGTTTTGTCGCCACAGGACGCGGTGGTGTTCCGCAAAATCCAACGCAGGAAGTGGGGAGCGATGTCTACGACGGGCTACGCCTACGCACTTGGTCTGATGCCCGTGACATCTCTGCATATCGCAATACACAGAAAGTACAAGCAGAAATACCCAAATCTCAAGAGATTCTTGTCCAAGCTACTGGTTGGCGACGTAATGCCCAAGGAAAAATCGAGATATTTGCCGATAAATCTCCTGCTCAGATGCAGCAGGCATTAACCTGTGCTGCCGTTACTAAAAGTTAA
- a CDS encoding DUF445 domain-containing protein, whose amino-acid sequence MDWSHLWLYVSPPILGGVIGYFTNDIAIKMLFRPYQAIYVAGRRLPFTPGLIPRNQERLAQRISNTIMGSLLTPDELQKLARRLLQPERVQAAILWLLQLAIEQVKSDDKNQKSAKIVAGILRDLLGESLPRLLKVLARREDFLEPQINQIFDQVLLEFQLSEEQSTRLAEWLLQVVIPPDVLRQTIVDFLTDRTIQIVDESFREKTSGTYWVVANLFGLRNTLTRLRTYCLDEKEATNDRVQELIKDLQMRDRIKKLLQNLTFQNLPMGTVRQLRKTTRESVRHYLQNSGSDLLQGLTESVDWENIALLLLNRLSASPVVSTSLEVVSQELALILERYLEKDLEAIVTQVIPILSIDQVIVDRVKSTSPADLEAAIEGIVKNELQAIVTLGGVLGFIIGLLQTGFLLFSQ is encoded by the coding sequence GTGGATTGGTCTCATCTCTGGCTTTATGTATCTCCTCCGATATTAGGCGGAGTCATTGGCTATTTCACAAATGATATAGCCATCAAAATGTTATTTCGTCCCTACCAAGCAATTTATGTTGCTGGACGAAGATTACCATTCACTCCTGGATTGATTCCCCGCAACCAGGAACGTCTGGCACAGAGGATTTCTAATACAATTATGGGGTCGCTATTGACACCCGATGAGTTGCAAAAACTAGCACGTCGCTTGTTGCAACCGGAACGTGTACAAGCAGCAATTCTCTGGTTATTGCAACTAGCGATCGAACAAGTGAAATCCGATGATAAAAATCAAAAAAGTGCCAAAATTGTGGCAGGAATTTTACGTGATTTACTAGGAGAATCTTTGCCACGTCTCCTGAAGGTTTTGGCACGACGCGAGGACTTTTTAGAACCGCAGATCAATCAGATTTTTGACCAAGTCTTGTTAGAATTTCAACTGAGTGAAGAACAATCTACACGACTAGCTGAGTGGTTGTTACAAGTAGTTATACCGCCAGATGTATTGCGGCAAACAATAGTTGACTTTTTGACCGATCGCACAATTCAAATTGTTGATGAAAGTTTTCGAGAGAAAACCAGCGGTACTTATTGGGTAGTGGCTAATCTGTTTGGCCTACGCAATACTCTGACTAGACTGCGGACTTATTGCTTGGATGAAAAAGAGGCTACTAATGACCGTGTGCAAGAATTAATTAAAGATTTGCAAATGCGCGATCGCATCAAAAAACTGCTGCAAAATTTAACATTCCAAAACTTGCCAATGGGGACAGTCCGCCAACTCAGAAAGACTACCAGAGAAAGTGTCCGTCATTACCTGCAAAATAGTGGCAGTGATTTATTACAAGGATTAACAGAATCTGTTGACTGGGAAAATATTGCTCTGTTGCTGCTAAATCGTCTCAGCGCTTCACCTGTTGTTAGTACTTCTCTAGAAGTTGTCAGCCAAGAATTGGCTCTAATTTTGGAGCGCTATCTAGAAAAAGATTTAGAAGCCATTGTCACTCAAGTAATTCCCATTTTGTCGATAGATCAAGTAATCGTTGATCGTGTGAAATCCACTTCGCCTGCTGATTTAGAAGCAGCTATTGAGGGAATTGTCAAGAATGAATTGCAGGCGATCGTCACTTTAGGTGGTGTTTTAGGTTTTATTATAGGGTTATTACAAACAGGATTCTTGTTGTTTAGTCAATAA